ACGCCGAAGCCTTCCCACGCCGGCGAGTTGCGCGTGTCGGGGTCGGTGCAGCGAGCTAAAGCCAGACCGCTGGGGGCCGAGCCGGTGCCCTGACCAAAGAAGAGCAGCCCCGTCTCAAGCCAGTTGTCCTTGAACCAGCGCTTGGTCAGGAAGACGCAGATAAAAATCATCAATACAATGATCGCGAGCATATGAATCAAAATGGGAACAAGGAACGACGCGACCATTTTCAGGTTAAGCGTGGCAGTCGCCGCGCAGATGCAGATTTCCAAAGCGACGCCCGAAATGTTGCCGATCGCCTTTTTGTCAGCGTAACCGTCGATACGCAGCTTGCACATCAGAGTCCAGATGATGAGCGCGCCGACGATGCCATAAAGGAACACGGGGATGTTCTTCGCGCCGGGGACGTAGGTTTTCAGTGTCGTAAAGAGCACCGTGCCCAGCCAAATGCTGACAAGTACCAGCGCCAGCTGAAGCGCCAGGCCGTTGAGCGCGTCGCTCGCCACCGTGGCGCTGCCAAGCGATTTCTGCTTTTCAACAGGAATGGGACCGCTAACGACATCAATCTTGCCCGTTGCGCCTTTTTCAAGGCTTGTCGCGTAGCCCTTACGCACGCCCCAGTTGACGATCGTCATGCCGACGACCATAGCGACGATCAGACCGAGTGTGGCCATGATGATGCCAAGGTCGAGCATTCCCCGCTGAGCTTCGCCAAGCGACTCAAACAGCTTTCCGGCAGAAGCCGCAGCGCCGTGGCCGCCCCAGTAGGTATATGCGGCCATCAGGCCCCATCCCTTGGGCATCATCGGCCAGAAAACGCTCAGGGCCATGCCGACGAGTGTGCCGACGAACATCTGCGAAAAGTATGTCAGACCGTCGACGACAACGGAACCGACGAACTGCTTGATGCGGCTTTTTTCAATCTTTGTGCCGAAGATAATACACGTCAGCACGACGGTGATCATTGGCGTGGGCATTCCCGAGAACCCCTTCGGGATCTCCATCCAGCCGAGCACCTGCGGCCCAACAATGAGCGCTACCACGCCGCCGATCAGACCGGCGGGAAGGAACAGCTTCTGCAAAGGTTTCACCAGCTCGCGCAGCGCTAGACCAACCAGTAAAAACAGAGCCAATACCGATAAATCATTAATAACGGCACTCATAAGATTTCCTCCCTTACAGATTTGTTGTTATTACGACATATATTATATTAATGTCGTAACAACTTCAATAATGATAATCGAATGAAATAACTCCGTCAAGGAAGTTTTTTAATGTATACATTATACTTTAATGATGCTCCAGCGCTCATTTTGCGGATAAAGTAAACAGCGTCTGCTGCGCAATGAAGATACGCACGGCAGACGCTGTTCTGCTTTTTTGAAAAAACTTTTATCGTTTCGCGCTCGCTCGCCAGATGTTCTGCTTCCGCGCGGCGGCGATGAGTTCGTCGCGGAAGTCGGGATGGGCGATCGAGATCAGACGCTCGGCACGTTCCCACGCGGAAGCTCCGGCCAGGTTGACGGCGCCGTATTCGGTGACGATGAAGTAAGCCTGGCTTCTGGGGTCGGTGACGATGTCGCCGCAGAAGTGCGGCACGATACGCGACCTGCGCTCGCCGGTTTGGGTCATGAACGACGAGGTCATGCAGATGAAGGCCGCTCCCCCGCTCGACATTGCGGCTCCCGTAAGGTAGTCGAGCTGTCCGCCGGTGCCGCTGATGTGGCGCAGGCCGGCGGACTCGGCGCCTACCTGGCCGTAGAGGTCGGCTGAGATACAGCTGTTGATGGAGATCATCCGGTCGTTGCGGGCGATCACGGCAGGATCGTTGATGAACTCAAGCGGCTCGACGACGACGCCGGGATTGCGGTCGACCCAGTCATACAGCCTCTGCGTGCCGAGGATGATGCCAGCCACGCCTTTGCCGCGCTGAAAACTTTTGCGGCGATTGGTCAGCTTGCCGGCTTCGTACAGGTCGAGGTAGGCGTCGCCGCACAGTTCGGTGTGCATACCGAGGTCTTTCAGGCCGGACTTTGCGATGAGCGAGCCGACGGCGTTCGGCATGCCGCCGATGCCAAGCTGAAGCGTGGCGCCGTCTTGGATATATTTCGCGATGTGAGCGGCAATTCTTTCGTCTTCGACCGTTGGAACGGGAGCGGGCAGTTGCGGCAAAGGGCCGTGCGGCCCTTCGACAACAAAGTCGGCCTCGCTGATGTGGACGCTCTCGCCGAAGCCGCCGTAGACGACGGGCAACGACTCGTTCACTTCGAGGATGACGACGTCGGCCTTTTCAAGGATGGGACGTCCCACGCCGGCGGCGCACGAGAGGTTGAAATATCCGTGCTTGTCCATCGGCGCAACGCTCATCATGGCGACGTTGACGGTCAAAAACTCACGGTAGTACCAGGCGAGGTTGCGGAAGACCATGGGGATGTAGCTGCACAGTCCGCGGTCGCACAACCTGCGCTCGTAACCGGAGCAGTGCCAGCTGTTGTAGGTGAAGTGTTCGCGCGCAGGGTCGCTTTCGGCGGTGCGCAGCGGCCCGAAGATGAGGTTGCCGCGGATCTTCACATCCGTCAGTTCCTCGCGACGAGCGGCAAGGGCGGCGTCGCACAGCGCGGGGAAGCCGACGTTGGTGGTGTAGTCCACCCAGTCGCCGCTTTTGACGATCGACACGGCCTGCTGCGGCGTACGCAGTTTTGCCCGGTACTCGTCGAAAACGTTCATCATGCTTTCGCGGCGGCGAGGTTCAGCCCGGCTTCGAGACAACGCAGGTTATCCTCGAAGAATTTCGGTTTGACGCAGCCTCGAAGCGCCTGCGTCCAGTCGGCTCCGTCCACGCCGATGGCGGAAATCAGCGCGCCCAGCAACACGACGTTCATGCCGCGGGGCATGCCGAGGTCGGAGGCAATCTTCACGGCGTCGATGGCGAGGGTGTCGGCACGCTTTTTCAGCTCGTCGACGATGCCGTCGGGATACTCGCACTCGCCGCTGAGGACGGGCAACGGGGGCATCCGATACGTGTTGACGATGACTTTGCCGCCGGGCTTGAGGAACGGCAGGCAGCGCATCGCCTCCATCGTCTCGAAGGAAACGAGCACGTCGGCTTCGCCCTGGCCGATGAGGGGCGACCAAACCTTTTGACCGTAGCGCACCTGCGTGGTGACGGAACCGCCGCGCTGGCTCATGCCGTGGACTTCGCTCATCTTCACGTCGTAGCCGGCGTCGATGAGGCCGGTGGTGAGCACTTTGCTGGCGAGGATGGTCCCCTGTCCGCCGACGCCGACGAGGATAACGCTTTGGGTATCGGGCCTTTTCATGCTTTTTTCGCTCCTTTCACGATGGCCTGCTGGGGGCAGACCTGCGCGCAGACGGTGCAGCCGACGCACTGCATGGGATCGATGGCGGCCTTTCTCTCGCACGTGTCGAACGAGAGCGCGGGGCAGCCGGTGGACAAGCATTTCTTGCAGCCGATGCACTTTTTTCGGTCGATCGTGCACTGCGCCGGCGTCATGCGGAACTCGCGACGATCCTCGGCGGACAGGCGCTTGAGCACGCACGGCCAGCGCGTGATGAGCACGACGGGGCCTTCGCGCACTTCCGTATAGGCCCAGTCGAGGGCCTTCTTCATCTCGTCGAGGTGGAGCGGGTTGACGGTGCGCACGCGCTCGAGCCCGAGGGCGCGGACGATCGTCCCGACGTCCATGATGGTGGCCGGCTCGCCCTTGAGCGTGTAGCCGGTGCCGGGATTCTCCTGATGCCCGGTCATGCCGGTGATGCGGTTGTCGAGGACGCAGCAGATCAGGTGCGAGTCGTTGTAGATGACTTCCTCCAGCGCGTTGATGCCAGTGTGGAAGAACGTGGAATCGCCCATGCAGGCAACGACGGTCTTGTCCTGGCCGCTGAGGGCGAACGCCTTGCTGAGTCCGTGGCCGACGGAGAACGCGGAACCCATGCAGTTGGCCAGGTCCTTGGCGTTGAGCGGCTCGTTGCCGCTGAGGGCGTAACAACCGATGTCGCCGACGATGACGGTGTCCTTGCGCTTGGCCGCCTCGTAAAAAAAGCCGCGGTGCGGACAGCCGGCGCAGAGCGCGGGCGGACGGGGAACGACGAGCTTGGGATCGCCCTGTACGCCGCGCGCTTCTTCGCCGAGCAGCGCCTTGCGGATAATGTTGGGGTTCAGTTCGTCGATGGCGGGGATCTTCTCCTTGCCGATGCAGTCGATACCGGCCGCCTTGATCTGGTTTTCCATGTACGGGTCGAGCTCCTCGATCACGTACATCGTCTCGACGCGGGCGCGAAACTCGCGGATCAGGTCGATGGGCAGCGGGTTGGTGAGTCCCAGCTTGAGGTACGATACGGCGTCGCCGAACACCTCTTTGGCGTACTGATACGAGACGCCGCTGGTGACGATGCCGACTTTCCTGCTGCCGCTGTACTCGGCGCGGTTGTACTTGCAGTCGTTGGACAGCGCCAGCAGCCTGCGGTCACGCTCGGGCATCTTCAGGCGGTTGCGTTTGGCCGCGATCGGCACGTCGTCGAACTTGGCGCGGTTCTTGACATAGGGGATGGCGGCGAAGGGATACCGTTCCCCCGGCTCGACCAACGACTTTGAGTGGCACACGCGCGTGGTCATGCGGAACATCACCGGCGTGTCGAACCGCTCGCTCAGGTCGAAGGCGTCGCGGAACATGTCCTTGGCCTCCTGCGAGTCGGACGGCTCCAGCATGGGAATCTTGATGAACGGTGCGTAATTGCGGTTGTCCTGCTCGTTCTGCGAACTGTGCATGCCCGGATCGTCGGCGGTGACGAAGACCATGCCGCCCGAGACACCCATGTAGGCGAACGTGAAGATCGGGTCGGCCGCCACGTTCAGTCCCACGTGCTTCATCGCCGCCATCGAACGCACGCCTCCCATCGACGCGCCGATGGCCGCTTCCATGGCCACCTTTTCGTTGGGCGCCCACTCCGCGACGATTTCCTTGTACGTTCCCACGTTCTCCAGGATCTCCGTGCTCGGAGTGCCCGGATACGCCGAAGCGAACGCCACGCCGGCTTCCCATGCCCCGCGCGCGACGGCCTCGTTGCCCGACATCAGCTGCTTTGTCACTTGAATCCCCCCGTTTGTTTTTTGCGAATATATTATTTTTGATGTTATTTGTATTTTATAAAAAAGCTTGAAAAAATGGAAATACTTTTCTATAATGGCGCTATAAGAAAAACAAATAACCACGGCACAAAGGGGGATCGTGGTGACGATCACGCAGATCCTGTACGCGCTGGCGGTGGAACAGCACTTGAACTTCTCGGCGGCATCGCGGGCACTGTTCGTGTCACAGCCGGCGCTGTCGCTTCAGATCAAGGCGCTGGAATCGGAGCTGGGCTGCAGGCTGTTCGAGCGCACCACACGTGGCGTAACGCTGACGGCGAGCGGGCGCGCCTTCTGCGAGGCTGCCCGGCCGCTCGCCGTCGCATGGGCGGACTTCAAATCGCACATCAGCGGGACGACGGTGGCGCGCGTCCTGCGCATCGGCCTTGGGGCGCGCGTGTATTCCAACCGACTGTTCAGAAAGATTGTCGCGTTTCTCGACAACCACCCCGAGATCGAAGTGTCGTTCGTTACCGAAGCAGGCCGCGACTTTTTGAGCGACCTGCGCGAGGGAGCCCTCGACCTGGCGCTCGACCGTTTACCGCCGCCGTCGCTGCTCGACGGTGCGGAACAGTTCGCAAGCTGGACGCTGATCGAGGAGCCGCAGTGCATTTTGCTCCCCCGAAGCGATCCTCGCGCGCAAAAAAATGAATTCCGCTTTTCCGAACTGGAGGATTGCGCCATCATCACCAGTCTGGAAAACACGATAGAAGACCGCACGCTGCACTATCTGTGCAGGAAGCACGGCTTCACGCTCAACCGCCTCTACCGCTCCGACAGCATGAAGACGAACATGGACCTGCTGAGGAGCGGCAAGGGCGTAATCATTGGCCCAAAATCGTTCGCCAGCTATTTCGGCGTGGCGGCTGTGCCTCTGTCGCCGTCGACGACCGCGTCGCTGGATTTTATCTGCCTGAAGAAAAACGCCGACCGGCCGGAAGTTTCGACGCTGCGAAGATATCTGCAGAAGCTGTGCGCGGTCCGATGAGCCCGGGAACGTTTCCGACGCCGGTTCTCGCGGAACATCGGGGCCGGGAAACAAAAAGACGGTGCGGCGCTGCGCGGTTCCCCTGCCGTCGTCACCCCCCAACGCACGAATTGAAGCGGGCAGGACGAGAAATATCCTGCCTCCCGCGCATGAGAAACAAGACCGCAGAGCTTTGGCGAGATTCAATCGTTCTCCGCTGATACCGGCACTGACAAGTATTTCTCCAGACAACAAAAAAATCGCGAAGCCCTCATTTTACAGGCTTCGCGATTTATTTTGATTCATTGATTTTCTCGTTATGGCGGAGGCGTGTGCGAATCGAACACACCAAGGACGATCAGAATCGCCCCTCACGCGGGTTTGAGGCCCGGGGCAGCCACCGGACTGCATCCGCCTCCGCAACGTGGAGTATTTTACTCTATTCTCCCTCTTTAGGCAAGCCGCTTTTTTACAGAATGTCGTTGTTCAGTGATAAAGTCACCCATAACTGTTCCAAGAAAATGTCACTCTGAGATAATACCGTTCATGAAACAGGAGCGAATGACATTGTCACAAAAGGAACTGGATCGTATCAGGATTATCGGAGCGCTTGTCGACGGACGCATGACGAACAGGGAGGCGGCGGAGAAGCTGGGGCTCTGTCAACGGCAAATCATCAGGATCAAAAAGAGGTTCGTCGTTCAAGGGGCGGCGGGGCTTGTTCACGGCAACCGCGGCAGAACGTCTCGGCGCAGGATCGGAGATGAGGTTCGGGAGTCGGTGCTGAAGGCGTATGAGGAGGTCTATTACGATTTCAACTTCTCTCACTTTGCGGAATGCCTGAACGAACGGGAGGGGATCGGGATCAGTCGTTCGAGTGTCGTCCGCATTCTGAAGGACGAGGGGATCAGGAGCAAGAAGAGTGTGCGGCGGCGGCCGAAGCTTCACCGTTCCCGACCGCGGAAGGTGGCCGCGGGGATGTTGTGGCAGACTGACGCCACGTCGTTTGAATGGTTTGGCAGGGGGAACGGGCGTGCGACGCTGCACGCTTATATTGACGATGCGACGGGGATCGTGACTGGCGCCTGTTTCACTGAGAACGAATGTATGGCGGGCTATGTCGCCGCGCTGGGGATGGGGATCGAGGGGTATGGGCTGCCGATGGCGATTTACAGCGACCGGCATACGATTTTCCGCTCTCCAAAGGCACGGGCGCAGGATGATGAGGATCGGATCGAAGGGAATGAAAAAAATGAAGGGAATGGAAGGAATGAAGGGAATGGAAGGGAATGAAGAAAATGAAGGGAATGAGGCGGGGAAGGAGGAGCCGTTAAGTTGTTTCGGACGGGGGCTGAAGGATCTTGGGATCGGGCAGATCTTTGCCTTGACGCCGGAGGCGAAGGGGCGTGTCGAACGTCTTTGGAACACGATGCAGGACAGGCTGCCGGGGAGCTGAGGCTGCTTGGCGTCTCGGATATCACGGCGGCCAACGAGGTTTTGCCCAAGCTCATCGCCAGGCACAATCGGAAGTTTGCCGTCACGCCGGCTGAGGGAGAGGACGTTTATGTGAAGCCGGAAGGAAAAGTCGATTTGGATTTTCTCTTTGCGCGTCGCGAATCTCGCAGGACGGATCACGGCGGCATGATCTCCTACGGAGGTCGTCGGTACGTTCCGGCGGCGGACGATTGCCTCGGGATGGCCAAAACGACGGTTGAGGTGCGTGAAACGTCGACCGGGCGGATCTGGGGTGTTTCCAAGGGCAGACGGATCGAGATGAAGGAGGTTGAAAGTCAAAAACGAGTCAACTCCGATGAGGCATCGGCAAAGAAACGGAAAAGCGGGCTTGTGAAAGCGCACAAGCCCGCTCCGGACCACCCTTGGCGGCATGGCGTCGTCAAAAGGCAGGGATATCATAGCACATGTCGGGATAAACGTACGTTCGCGTAGACGTTGTTATGGCGGCACGATGGGGAGTTCTTTCGAGGTGTCTTGCTGTGATGGGAGTGTGAGGGGGTGACTTTTTCAATGAGCAGTTATGGTGACATTTTTATTGGCTATTGACAGCCGCTTTTTTACAGAACTCCGGACGTTTTTGCGCGGCGGATTTCAAACGGCCCGGCGGCTTACATGCCGCGCAGGCGTTTCAGTTCCTCGTAGGCGCCCTGGATCTGTTCGAATTTCTGCGCCGCCAGGCGCGTGAATTCGGGGTCGTTCAAACCGGCGAACTTGTCGGGATGATATTTGGAGATGAGTTCCCGATAACGCGCGCGGATCTCGTCGTCGCCGGCGCTGCGCGGCAGGCCGAAAACTTCGTAAGGCGAACGCGGAGCGCCGCCCGGCGCGGCGGGATCCGCAAAGCCGCGCCCGCTTTCCCCGCCGCGCGGCCAGTCGCGCCGCGGACCGCCGCCGCTTCCCATGCGGCGGAACAGGTCGGCGAAAAAAGAACGCATCAAAGCCAGAAAGAGCAGCGGCACGATGAGGCGCTGAACGATCTTAAACAGGAATCCCATTTTGCCCTTTCGGCTTAATCCGCCCTGCCCAGCAGCTCGAAGAATTTGCCCACAAGCGTCGAAATGCGCGCGGCGGCGCGCCCCATCTCGGAGAGCACCTCTTCTTCCGACAGCCTGACGGGACGCATGCCCGCCGCCAGGTTGGCGACGCAGGAGACGCCGCAGACTTCCATGCCCATGTGGTTGGCGACGATCACCTCATGCACGGTGGACATGCCGACGAGGTCGGCGCCCATGGCGCGGGCCATGCGGATCTCGGCCGGCGTCTCGTACGAAGGGCCGGCCAGGCCGATGTAGACGCCGCGGCGCGTCAGCAGCCCCAGCGATTTGGCGGACTCTTCCAGCAGGGCGACGAGGCGGCGGCTGTAAGGCTCGCTCATGTCGGGGAAACGCGCTCCCCACTCGGGATCGTTGGCGCCTCTCAGCGGATTCATGCCGGTCAGGTTGATATGGTCGGTGATCAGGGCGATGTCGCCGTTGGCGTACTCGTAATTGATGCCGCCGGACGCGTTGGTCACGAGCAGCGTTTTGACGCCCCACTGGCCGAAGACGCGGATCGGGAAGGTCGTCTCCTGCGGCGTGTAGCCTTCGTAGCAGTGCAGGCGTCCCTGCATGACCACCACCGGCACGCCCGACAGGACCCCGCAGACGAGGCGCCCGGCGTGCCCCGGCGCGGTCGATGTCTTCCAGTGCGGGATCTCCGCGTAGGGAATGACGACGGGGTCTTTCACGGCTTCGGCCAGCATGCCCAGCCCGGAGCCGAGGATTAGCGCCGCCCGGGGGACGCGGCCCGCTTTCGCTTTGATCGCTTCCAGCGCTTCCGTCACCTGGCGGGCGTATTCTTTCATGTCCATAGGGATTCTTCCTTTCTTGCGCTCGGCGTCCGTCAGGCCCGAGGATGGGCGCGGTCGTACACGTCGCGCAGTTCGAGATCGAAATGCAGATATTTCTCCGTCGTGGCGATGGAGCTGTGCCCCAAAAACTCCTGCAGGGTCCTCAGGTCCATGCCGCGGCGCAGCAGATGCGTGGCGATGGAATGGCGCAGCACGTGAGGAAAGAGGCGCTCCTCGGGAACGGAGGCCATCTTGCCGCGCTTCTGCACGATCCGCCACAGGTCGACCCGGCTCAGCGGCTCCCGACGCGAAGAGAGGAACAGCATCTTCTCCGTCTCGTCGCCGTCGAGAAACTCCTGCCGCTTCTGCAGATAGACCTGAAACTGTCTTTTCAGATCTTCGGCAAAGGGGACCTGCCGTTCTTTGCTCCCCTTGCCGAGGACGATCAGATTCTTGTCGTCGAGATTCAGCGAGCCGACTTTCAGCCCGCACAGCTCGCTGGCGCGGATGCCGCAGTTGGCCAGCGTTTCCAGAGCGGTGCGGTCGCGGCAGTCGTAATAACTGGGACCGTCGCAGGCGTTGAGGATGCGCTGGATCTCCCCCTCGGTGAGGATCTTGGGGAGCTTCTTCGACTTCGCCGGCAGCACCGGGATCCACGTACCCATCGGCAGGTCGCCGTTGAGGACGCGAAACTTCACCCAACTCCTCAGGCCGGCCACGATCAGCTGGATCGAGGAGCTGGCGCGTCCCTGGCTCTTCAGCGCACGGATAAAGCTGGAGAGAGCTTCCTGAGCGACGTCGAGCGGGTCCAGCCCCGCCTCTTCGCAGTAGGCGCGCCAGAGCTCCAGACCGCGGCGATACGTTTCCGCCGTGTTTTTGCTCTGCCCGCGCTCCAGCAAGATATAATCCTCAAAAGCGGCGCGCGACGTTTCGAAGGATACGGGCATACTCGTTCGCCTCCAGATAAAAATAAGGAACGGCTTGCGCCGTTCCCTATCATACCATTTTTTATGGGAAATTACCTGGCGCGGGCAAAGTACCAGGCCAACGCCATCAGCGTCTTCGCGTCCTGCGGTTCGCTCGAATCGAGCAGCGCGCGCGCCTGTTCGTCGTCGAAGCGCAGCAGCGCAATGTCCTCGTCGTCGTCCGGACGGAGAGGATCCCAGGCAAGTTCTTCGGCCAGAAAGACGAACAGCTTTTCGTCGGAAAAGCCCGGCGACGAGTAAATCGCCGGCATCGGCGTCCATTTGGCGGCCCGGTAGCCGGTCTCCTCGCGCAGCTCCCGCTGCGCCGACTGCAGCGGCTCCTCGCCGCGCTCCATCACCCCGGCCGGGATTTCGATGATCTCCGCGTTCAAGGGATAGCGGAACTGGCGCACGAGCAGAAAGCGCCCTTCGCCGTCGCGCGCCAGGACGGCCACGTCGCTGCGGTGCTCGACCACTTCGCGCGTGGCGCGGCGGCCGTTTCGCGACACTTCCACCTGATCGACGCGCAGGTTGAGGATCTTGCCCTCGTAAAGGCGTTTGGAAGAAAGACAGCGTTCCATAGGATGACCTCCCGTCAAAAAATCTCCGCTGATCGGTCAGGCGTCGAGCGTTTCGTCTTTTTCGAGGCGCAGCCCCTTGCCCCAGTCGCCCGCCGCCATCGGCCTTTTTCCTTCCGGCTGGACCGTCAGCAGTTCCAGGGCGCCCTGCGGCGTGCCCAGGAACAGCCGGCCGCCCGCGGCGAAAATTTTTCCCGATCCGGCGTCAGGATGCGGCGCCACACGGGTCTCGAGAATCTTCACGCGCCGGCCGCGGAACGTCACGTACGCGCCCGGCGCCGGGCACAGGCCCCGCACCAGGTCATGGAGTTTTTGCGCGCCGAGCGCGAGATCGAGCCGCGCTTCGCTTTTGTCGATCTTGGCGGCGACCGTCGCCAGCGCCTCGTCCTGGGGCGTCAGCGCGGCCGTCCCGTTCAGCAGCGAGGCGACGTTCTCCGTAAAGAGGCGGGCCCCCGCCACGGCCATGCGTTCCAGCAGCCCGCCAGCGTTCTCCTCGGGACCGATCGGGCAGCGCCCCTGCAGCCACACCGGGCCGGCGTCCATCTTCTCCACCAGGCGGAACAGGGACACCCCCGTCTCCGTCTCGCCGCTCATCAGCGCCCGCTGCACGGGAGCCGCGCCGCGATAGCGCGGCAGCAGCGAAGGATGGATGTTGATGCAGCCGCAGCGCGGCCCGTGCAGCCACGGCTCGCCGACCTTCTGGCCGAAGTCGATCACCAGGATCAGCTCCGGCTTCTCGCTTTCGTAAAGCCGGATCAGATCTGCGTCGCGATTCACCGCGGCCGCATGGCGAAGCGGCAGTCCCAGCTTCAGCGCCGCTTCCTCCACGGGCGTGACTCGCGCCTTCAACCCGCGGCCGGCAACGCTCGGCGGGGCCGTCACGACGAGCTGCGGCCTGCACTCCGGGGCGATTTCCTCCAGGCAGCGGGCCGCAAAGCCGCCCGTCCCGAAAAACCAGATCTTCGCCGTCATTTCCGCTTCATCAGCCGCTTGCGGATCAGTTCCCGCTTCATCGGCGAGAAATGGTCGATCAGCAGCTTGCCTTCCAGATGCTCGATCTCGTGCTGGAACGCGCGGGCGACAAAACCTTTCGCCTCGTGTCGGCGCCTGGCGCCCGTTTCGTCCTGACACTCCACCACGACGCGCTCGGCGCGCTCGACCTCGCCGAAAATGCCGGGGAAGCTCAGGCAGCCCTCCTCGCCCCGCTGCGTCCCCGTCGCCTCCACGATGACGGGATTGACCAGCACGTAGCGTTCGCCTTCAAAGCAGACCACAGCCACTTTTTTGGACACGCCGACCTGCGGCGCGGCGATGCCGACGCCGTCGTCGTCTTTCATGACGATCGTCATCTCGTCCACAAAGACCTTCAGCGCCTCGTCGAAAACGGTCACGGGCCGAGTCGCCCGTCTCAAAACAGGATCGGGAAATTCTACGATTTTCAGCTGCATCGGATCACATGTTCCTCCCACAATATTTTGTTTCTATTCTAGCCGTTTTGCGCTTTTTCTGCACCTGTTTTCGCCGCCCGAAATATTCGCGACGCTTTTTCACGAAGCAGTCATAAAAAAGAGCCATCTCTCGCGAGACGGCTCTTTCTGTACGGTGCGTTACTTTTCTTCGAGGTTGATGCCGCTGAAGAGGTCGCCCAGCGTCACGCCGGTGTCCTCACTGAAGCCGGAGAATTTTTCCGCCTCGGCCTTGCGGCGGGGCTTGGGAGCTCTTTCGCTTCTGGAGATCGAACCTTCATGACGAGGCGCCTTTTCACCCTGAGTCGGAGCATTCTTACCGCGCTCGGCAGC
This sequence is a window from Pyramidobacter sp. YE332. Protein-coding genes within it:
- a CDS encoding sodium/glutamate symporter, whose product is MSAVINDLSVLALFLLVGLALRELVKPLQKLFLPAGLIGGVVALIVGPQVLGWMEIPKGFSGMPTPMITVVLTCIIFGTKIEKSRIKQFVGSVVVDGLTYFSQMFVGTLVGMALSVFWPMMPKGWGLMAAYTYWGGHGAAASAGKLFESLGEAQRGMLDLGIIMATLGLIVAMVVGMTIVNWGVRKGYATSLEKGATGKIDVVSGPIPVEKQKSLGSATVASDALNGLALQLALVLVSIWLGTVLFTTLKTYVPGAKNIPVFLYGIVGALIIWTLMCKLRIDGYADKKAIGNISGVALEICICAATATLNLKMVASFLVPILIHMLAIIVLMIFICVFLTKRWFKDNWLETGLLFFGQGTGSAPSGLALARCTDPDTRNSPAWEGFGVAMSCFTPVTSTLVAIVPILTVQSIWYPVAIGGILTVILLVIGEKFIKKN
- a CDS encoding purine-nucleoside phosphorylase: MDMKEYARQVTEALEAIKAKAGRVPRAALILGSGLGMLAEAVKDPVVIPYAEIPHWKTSTAPGHAGRLVCGVLSGVPVVVMQGRLHCYEGYTPQETTFPIRVFGQWGVKTLLVTNASGGINYEYANGDIALITDHINLTGMNPLRGANDPEWGARFPDMSEPYSRRLVALLEESAKSLGLLTRRGVYIGLAGPSYETPAEIRMARAMGADLVGMSTVHEVIVANHMGMEVCGVSCVANLAAGMRPVRLSEEEVLSEMGRAAARISTLVGKFFELLGRAD
- a CDS encoding J domain-containing protein — encoded protein: MGFLFKIVQRLIVPLLFLALMRSFFADLFRRMGSGGGPRRDWPRGGESGRGFADPAAPGGAPRSPYEVFGLPRSAGDDEIRARYRELISKYHPDKFAGLNDPEFTRLAAQKFEQIQGAYEELKRLRGM
- a CDS encoding helix-turn-helix domain-containing protein is translated as MKQERMTLSQKELDRIRIIGALVDGRMTNREAAEKLGLCQRQIIRIKKRFVVQGAAGLVHGNRGRTSRRRIGDEVRESVLKAYEEVYYDFNFSHFAECLNEREGIGISRSSVVRILKDEGIRSKKSVRRRPKLHRSRPRKVAAGMLWQTDATSFEWFGRGNGRATLHAYIDDATGIVTGACFTENECMAGYVAALGMGIEGYGLPMAIYSDRHTIFRSPKARAQDDEDRIEGNEKNEGNGRNEGNGRE
- a CDS encoding indolepyruvate oxidoreductase subunit beta, encoding MKRPDTQSVILVGVGGQGTILASKVLTTGLIDAGYDVKMSEVHGMSQRGGSVTTQVRYGQKVWSPLIGQGEADVLVSFETMEAMRCLPFLKPGGKVIVNTYRMPPLPVLSGECEYPDGIVDELKKRADTLAIDAVKIASDLGMPRGMNVVLLGALISAIGVDGADWTQALRGCVKPKFFEDNLRCLEAGLNLAAAKA
- a CDS encoding acetyl-CoA hydrolase/transferase C-terminal domain-containing protein, producing MMNVFDEYRAKLRTPQQAVSIVKSGDWVDYTTNVGFPALCDAALAARREELTDVKIRGNLIFGPLRTAESDPAREHFTYNSWHCSGYERRLCDRGLCSYIPMVFRNLAWYYREFLTVNVAMMSVAPMDKHGYFNLSCAAGVGRPILEKADVVILEVNESLPVVYGGFGESVHISEADFVVEGPHGPLPQLPAPVPTVEDERIAAHIAKYIQDGATLQLGIGGMPNAVGSLIAKSGLKDLGMHTELCGDAYLDLYEAGKLTNRRKSFQRGKGVAGIILGTQRLYDWVDRNPGVVVEPLEFINDPAVIARNDRMISINSCISADLYGQVGAESAGLRHISGTGGQLDYLTGAAMSSGGAAFICMTSSFMTQTGERRSRIVPHFCGDIVTDPRSQAYFIVTEYGAVNLAGASAWERAERLISIAHPDFRDELIAAARKQNIWRASAKR
- a CDS encoding LysR family transcriptional regulator — its product is MTITQILYALAVEQHLNFSAASRALFVSQPALSLQIKALESELGCRLFERTTRGVTLTASGRAFCEAARPLAVAWADFKSHISGTTVARVLRIGLGARVYSNRLFRKIVAFLDNHPEIEVSFVTEAGRDFLSDLREGALDLALDRLPPPSLLDGAEQFASWTLIEEPQCILLPRSDPRAQKNEFRFSELEDCAIITSLENTIEDRTLHYLCRKHGFTLNRLYRSDSMKTNMDLLRSGKGVIIGPKSFASYFGVAAVPLSPSTTASLDFICLKKNADRPEVSTLRRYLQKLCAVR
- the iorA gene encoding indolepyruvate ferredoxin oxidoreductase subunit alpha: MTKQLMSGNEAVARGAWEAGVAFASAYPGTPSTEILENVGTYKEIVAEWAPNEKVAMEAAIGASMGGVRSMAAMKHVGLNVAADPIFTFAYMGVSGGMVFVTADDPGMHSSQNEQDNRNYAPFIKIPMLEPSDSQEAKDMFRDAFDLSERFDTPVMFRMTTRVCHSKSLVEPGERYPFAAIPYVKNRAKFDDVPIAAKRNRLKMPERDRRLLALSNDCKYNRAEYSGSRKVGIVTSGVSYQYAKEVFGDAVSYLKLGLTNPLPIDLIREFRARVETMYVIEELDPYMENQIKAAGIDCIGKEKIPAIDELNPNIIRKALLGEEARGVQGDPKLVVPRPPALCAGCPHRGFFYEAAKRKDTVIVGDIGCYALSGNEPLNAKDLANCMGSAFSVGHGLSKAFALSGQDKTVVACMGDSTFFHTGINALEEVIYNDSHLICCVLDNRITGMTGHQENPGTGYTLKGEPATIMDVGTIVRALGLERVRTVNPLHLDEMKKALDWAYTEVREGPVVLITRWPCVLKRLSAEDRREFRMTPAQCTIDRKKCIGCKKCLSTGCPALSFDTCERKAAIDPMQCVGCTVCAQVCPQQAIVKGAKKA